One Setaria viridis chromosome 3, Setaria_viridis_v4.0, whole genome shotgun sequence DNA window includes the following coding sequences:
- the LOC117847294 gene encoding uncharacterized protein, with the protein MEGLIPLLYKAIKDRRSNVAGGAPSAASAPVDLEDPEQRRRWLQQELRSPVHAASAEGPLLHRRNLSLEELAGEVGLSHDRRLRVPLPKARSVRAFACIGAA; encoded by the coding sequence ATGGAGGGTCTCATCCCGCTGCTCTACAAGGCGATCAAGGACCGGCGGAGCAACGTCGCCGGTGGCGCCCCCTCCGCTGCCTCCGCGCCCGTGGACCTCGAGGACCCGGagcagaggcggcggtggctgcagCAGGAGCTGCGGTCCCCGGTCCACGCGGCGTCGGCGGAGGGCCCGCTGCTGCACCGGCGGAACCTGTCTCTGGAGGAGCTGGCGGGCGAGGTGGGGCTCTCGCACGACCGGCGGCTGCGCGTGCCGCTGCCCAAGGCCCGGAGCGTCCGCGCCTTCGCCTGCATCGGCGCTGCCTGa